The following coding sequences are from one Dama dama isolate Ldn47 chromosome 8, ASM3311817v1, whole genome shotgun sequence window:
- the CCL20 gene encoding C-C motif chemokine 20 isoform X2, translating to MMCSSKSLLLAALMSVLLLHLCSKSEASSFDCCLRYTEKILHPSFLVGFTQQLANEACDINAVIFYTRRKLAVCADPKKKWVKQAVHMLSQRVKRM from the exons ATGATGTGCAGTAGCAAGAGTTTGCTCCTGGCTGCTTTGATGTCAGTGCTGTTGCTCCACCTCTGCAGCAAGTCAGAAG caAGCAGCTTTGACTGCTGTCTCCGATATACAGAAAAAATACTTCACCCCAGTTTTCTTGTGGGCTTCACACAGCAGCTGGCCAATGAAGCCTGTGACATCAATGCAGTCAT tttttacacCAGGAGAAAACTGGCTGTGTGTGCAGATCCAAAGAAGAAGTGGGTGAAACAAGCTGTGCATATGCTCAG tcaaagagtCAAGAGGATGTGA
- the CCL20 gene encoding C-C motif chemokine 20 isoform X1, whose product MMCSSKSLLLAALMSVLLLHLCSKSEAASSFDCCLRYTEKILHPSFLVGFTQQLANEACDINAVIFYTRRKLAVCADPKKKWVKQAVHMLSQRVKRM is encoded by the exons ATGATGTGCAGTAGCAAGAGTTTGCTCCTGGCTGCTTTGATGTCAGTGCTGTTGCTCCACCTCTGCAGCAAGTCAGAAG cagcaAGCAGCTTTGACTGCTGTCTCCGATATACAGAAAAAATACTTCACCCCAGTTTTCTTGTGGGCTTCACACAGCAGCTGGCCAATGAAGCCTGTGACATCAATGCAGTCAT tttttacacCAGGAGAAAACTGGCTGTGTGTGCAGATCCAAAGAAGAAGTGGGTGAAACAAGCTGTGCATATGCTCAG tcaaagagtCAAGAGGATGTGA